The region AGTGAAAATACGCACCACGCCACCAAGCTGTAAGCGCACCAAGTCTCTTTTTCTGGATCTCTGTAATTTCATCTTGAAGATCTTTTGACTCCTGTAAACAAAATATTTTCTATTAGATAGAAACTGCGACATTACAGAATTTGACGATCcataaaacattcaaatgtaGATATTAAACTCGACAAAGTGATGCAATTTGCAGGATATTGTTTAATTTGTATTACATATGCTTGCTCATAAAAGGAGGATCATTACAAATCTATTGCCTCGACAGGCACTAGAAAATTGACTTAATTTGAAAAAACTTTATCTGATCAGgtaaaaacatttgtttgtagctttaaaatgcagtttgtCAGAAAACGGTGATGAGGCTGCTTACTTGTTGTAGCTGTTTAATGTGTGAACACAGAGCCAAGCAGCGATCACTCAAAGCTTTCAGGGCACTAAGAAAGACACAAATGCCTTAATCACCGTGGAAGATGTTGAAATTACCATTGTCAATGTTTTTAATATTCCAGGAAGTGACTTACTCTGCCTCTGGGTCACTTTGTTTGAGTTTTTCCCCAATCGCATGCCAAATCTGCATTCTGAGAACCACAAGTTAAATTGCCACAAGGCCCCACTGCTTTTATTCAACATTTTGCTGTGACATGGGAGCTTACCTGTGTAGTGCCAATATGCTGTTAAAATGAAGTGTCTTGACTCTCTCTATCTCAGCAGTATAATCTGGCCTGTAACATTTAGGAAATAGTACTAAAATAAAGATAACAGTATCACAGTATTTCAGGTCAGTGGGCAACTCTGAATCACTCACAACTCTCTTTCAGCTTCAGATGTACTGCaagatcttttattttttccttttaggAGAAACTGGACATTAATGCTCTGTGTGATTTACATAAAAGATGCAAAGATCCCAAGATCCCAGTCATATACCTGCAATGAGTTGTACTGCCATCTCAAAGCACTGGTTGGTCATCTGTTCTTTTATTCTGCAAAGACAAAAAGGTTCCCTATTTACTATGACGACAGTTTATCTAAATGGTCATTCAGTTTTAAATTAGTGCCTACTTAAATGTAATGAAAACAGGAATGAAGGTGTTAAATAGAGTCTTTGGAGGAACCTCAGCATGTCTGGAGGGGAGGCATCCTGATGTCCACCGGTGTCATCATTTAGAACCACAGTCTCCACTCTGTGGTTCTCCATATCATCAGCTGGGTCCATTAAATATCAAATTAAGTGCCTAAATGATAAAACAGACCTGGATGCAGAATTGGATGCAATGGGTTGatcaacacagcaggaaaaactACACCGATATTATACTGCCATGCAAAATAACACTGCATACACTCCAGTCTATTCAAAGTACCGAGATCAAACGTTTGCGATAACAACAACACATTGTTTTCTTTTGACAGCAGTAAAAAAGCGTTGTAAATGCGTCTGTTTTGCATAAAAGTGTTCTTAAGACAACCCGTACATATTAGTTATTGTTCAGACAGGCTTAACTCGATAGGTTAGACTGAGTTTAGACATAAATATAATCCGTGGTTGGCAAAAACGGGGTTCTTTATCAACTATGAAcaaaaattgtaaaaataataataataaccttaCCTTATACAGCCGAATCAAGAGAAACCTAATAATTTAAAGTTTCTTCTCGTTATAAGCGGCGTTACTCTGACAATTTGTCAGTGTTAACTTTTTATTACTATAGGACTCAAAGTTTGATTGTATATTTACCAGATGACACAAATAGAACCTTTACAAACTATTTAGC is a window of Takifugu flavidus isolate HTHZ2018 chromosome 5, ASM371156v2, whole genome shotgun sequence DNA encoding:
- the cenph gene encoding centromere protein H — encoded protein: MDPADDMENHRVETVVLNDDTGGHQDASPPDMLRIKEQMTNQCFEMAVQLIAGKNKRSCSTSEAERELPDYTAEIERVKTLHFNSILALHRMQIWHAIGEKLKQSDPEADALKALSDRCLALCSHIKQLQQESKDLQDEITEIQKKRLEMKRLTHEKMKEIEELMAKKEHPDREKYKAALEKGQSNLEKYKKMAVMTQNVLRGIILACKINWLDDPKLRDIAMTLEDLPISD